The Lewinella sp. 4G2 nucleotide sequence CTCGACGCTGACGTGATCAACGAAGGTGTAGAACTTGCGCTGAACTACGTGGCCGTAGACAACGACAACTTTAGCTGGGACATCAACTTCAACGTTGGTTACAACAACAACGTCGTTCAGAACTTCGCCGGTAACATCAACACTGGTCAGATTAACGGCCAGGGTCTTACGGGTGCCTTCGCACAGCGTATTTCTAATGGCCAGCCGCTCTACGCTTACTTCCTCCGCCCATTCGGTGGTTTTGATTCGGAAGGTCAGACGATCTACCCAGAGGGTGACCAGCAGCAGTTCACGGGCGATAGCCCACTGCCTACCACTACCGGTGGTTTGACTAACCGTTTCACGTTTGGTAATATCGACCTGAATATCTTCTTCTCGGGTCAGTTCGGCCACAGTGTTTACTCCAACACAGCTAACGCCTTCTTCACGGCTGGTGCCTTGAACAACGGACGTAACGTAACGCGTGACGTAGTCGGTAACGGCGAAAGCCCACTGAATGCACCGGATGTATCTACCCGCTTCCTCGAACGCGCTGATTTCGTCCGCCTGCAGAACGCTACGCTTGGTTACAGCCTGCCAGTTACTGGCAACGTACTCAGCAGCTTGCGCTTCACACTAACGGGGCAGAACCTGTTTGTCATCACTGGCTACAGTGGTCAGGATCCTGAGGTTAGCGTTAGCAAGTCCATCAACGGATTCCCATCCGCGGGTATTGACTCGAATGGTTACCCACGCGCACGTACCATCATCCTCGGTATGAACGCTACCTTTTAATTAGTGTCCGTTAGACTACCTAACGAAAGTGTATTTCCGGAAGGTTGAACCGAAGTATGAAAACTCGCTTTAATCTTTCGGAACCACTTTGTTAAAGTCGACATCAAATAACATAATAATATGATCATTACAAGACGTAATTTGGGCATCATGGCTTTTGCAGCCTTTGCCGCAGTTGGTTTGACCAACTGTACGGATCTGGAGCCAGAAGACAGCGACTCCGTATTCCGTGAGCAAGTAGATGGTGTAGCCATTCCCGGTAACCCCGGTGAGTTGGTCAACGCAGCCTACAACAACTTGGCGGTATTCACCGACCAGGCCAACGTGTACTCGTTGATGCAACACTCTTCCGACGAACTTATTCCGCCAACCCGTGGGGTTGACTGGGGTGATAACGGAGTTTGGCGTACCCTTCACGCGCACACCTGGGATCCAACTCACGCCTTTGTTCTTTCGGGCTGGAATGATATGAACGGTCGCCTTTTCGCTACGCAGGAGATTCTTGCGGGTGATGCGACGCCGCAGCAGCAAGCTGATGCGCGCTTCCTACAGGGCTTTTACACCTGGCATATTCTTGACCTATTCGGTCAGGTACCTTTCCGGGAGTTTACGGATGGCGTTGACGATCTTCCACGGGTGATCTCCCGTGCTGATGCAATTGACCAGGCCATTGAAAACGTAGAATCTGCCATCGGTAGCTTGCCTTCACAGGGCCCCGGCCTCAATGTTCAGGGAAGTAAGGCTGCTGCCTACAATATGCTTACCCGCATGTACCTGAATAAAGCGGTCTACCAAGCCAGCAACCCCGCTGGCCCGTACGAATTCGATAACGCTGACCTCCAGAAGGTTGTAGAATACGCTGATCTGGTAACGGCTGAAGGTTACAGTTTTGAGGACGATTACTTTTCCATCTTCGAAGCAGGAGATAACAGCGAAGTGATTCTCTACTCTAACAACGGCTCTCCCCAGAACCGTTACTACATGACGCTTCACTACGACAGCCCACTTTCTGGCTGGAACGGCTTCACGACGATTGCTGAGCTTTACGACAGCTTCGACGAGAATGACCCCCGCTTCGGAGAAGACGCTGATCCTGACGGCACGCAGTTCTCCGGTATCGGTACCGGTTTCCTCGAAGGCCAGCAGTTCAGCGACAACGGTGACCCCATCATCGAGCAGCGTGGCCAGACGCCACTCATCTTCACTAAAGAAGTGCCACTGGCTGGTGCTACCGTTACGCAGGGTATCCGCGTAATCAAGTACCACCCCGGCCGTTCCGATAAGTACGTAATCATGCGTTATGCTGAGTCACAGTTGAACAAAGCGGAAGCTATGTTCCGTATGGGCGACGCCGAAGGTGCTCGCCAGGTCATCAACGAAATGCGTACGGCTCGCGGTGGTGACGAAGTAGACAGCGTCGACGAAGATTTCCTCCTCGACGAACGCGCTCGTGAACTTTACTGGGAAGGCCTCCGCCGTGTAGACCAGGTTCGCTTCGGCACTTTCACGGGTGACGAAAGCACCTGGACGGGTAAGGATACACCTTCTGATGCCAGCCGCGTGTTGTTCCCCATCCCGCAGCAGGCGATTGATTCTAACCCGAATCTCTCCCAGAACCCCGGCTACTAAGCCGAACTGACGACGTAATCACAGCCTCCCAGAGTGCTCATTACGAACAACGTACGAAAGAGCGAGCAGCCCGTCTGCTCGCTCTTTCTAATTGTACTAGAGTATATGCCAAACACTTTTTTATTCTTTCAGCACTTCCGCCTCGCCATGTTGGCGCTGCCGCTGGTGCTATGCTTAGGGTGTGAAAACGGGACTGAACCAGAAACCTTAGATCCACCACTTTTCCTGGATATTGATCCGGCGACATCCGGACTGAACTTCACCAATGAGATCGCGAACACCGAAGACCTCAATATTTTTAATTACCGAAATTTCTACAATGGCGGCGGAGTAGGCCTCATCGACATCAATAACGACGGCCTGCAGGACGTCTTCTTTACGGCCAACATGGGCCCCAACAAACTCTTCCTGAATGAGGGAGACCTGAAATTTAAAGACATCTCTGCCACCGCTGGGATCGAGCTGGCTAACAAGTGGAGCACTGGCGTCGCCGTGGTGGACATCAACGCCGACGGCTACCTCGACCTCTACGTCTGCAACGCCGGCTTCCGAAAGAACTCGGACCAAAAAAATAGCCTGTTCATCAACCAACAGGATAACACCTTCCGCGAAGCCGCCGCCGAGTATGGCCTGGCTGACGCTGGCTACACTACCCACGCCGCTTTCGTGGACTACGATAAGGACGGTGACCTGGACGTGTACCTGCTGAACAACTCTTTCATCCCCGTTAACAACCTCAACTTCAGCAATGACCGGGAGCGCTACGCTGAAGACTGGAAAGTCAAGAACTTCCTGAAGGGTGGGGGAGACAAGCTGATGCGTAACGACGGAGGCACCTTCACCGACGTCAGCAAGGAAGCAGGTATTTACGGCAGTCTCATCGGCTTCGGCCTCGGTATAACCGTTGGTGACGTGAACGGGGACCACTACCCGGACTTCTATATCTCCAACGACTTCTACGAGCGGGATTACCTCTACGTCAACAACCAGGATGGAACTTTCACCGAGGACATTGAAGGGCGGATGAGCCACATCAGCCTCGCCTCAATGGGTGCGGATATGGCGGATCTTAACAATGACGGAACCCCAGAGATCTTCGTCACCGAGATGCTTCCCGAAAGCGACTACCGCCGCAAGACGACCGTTCAATTCGAAGATGTCAACGTCTACCAACTAAAGCAACGGCGAGGTTTCTTCCACCAGTATATGCACAATACGTTGCAACTCAACACTGGGGACGGCACCTTCAAAGAAGTGGCCCAGTACGGCGGGGTAGAAGCGACGGATTGGAGTTGGGGTGCCCTGCTCTTTGACGCCGATAACGATGGACTACGCGACATCTTCGTCTGTAACGGCATCTACCATAGCCTGACCGACCAGGATTTTATTGATTTCTTCAGTGACGACGTTGCCCGGCGCATGGTCCTTACGGGTAAAAAGAAAGAAGTCGACGAGGTCATCAATCGGATGCCCTCCGAAGCGCTGCCCAACAAGATGTTCCGCAACGCCGGCGATATGCGCTTCGACGATAAGACTGCCAATTGGGGCTTTAGCAAAGCGACTTTTTCTAATGGAGCAGCCTACGGTGACCTCGATAATGATGGTGACCTGGATTTGATCGTCAACAACGTAAACCAACCGGCCCTGCTCTACCAGAACCAATCCAGTGAGCGGGGAGCGGACGCTATCCAAGTTGAGTTGCGGGGAGACGAGCAAAATACCTTCGCCATTGGTGCAAGGGTTCAACTGAATGCCGGCTCCGCTACCCAGTACGCGGAGGTCATTCCTACGCGTGGCTTCCAGTCCAGTATGGACTACCGCATCACCTTTGGTGTATCAGACCGGTCCGCCCTCGAATCGGTGACCATAACTTGGCCGGATGGGGCGCTAACTACCGTAGCGCCACCGGACAGTGGCCAACTACTCAGTATTGATCGGTCCACCGCGGAAGTAATTCCAGCTAATGCTTCATCGGAAATAGACGGGCAGGCCGCTATTGCCGGTCAACCATTATTGCAGGAAGTTCCTGAAGTTCCTTTTGTAGCCCACCAAGAAGAGAACTTTTACGATCTCCTGAATGAAGGGCTCGTCATTCGCTCTCTCGCTCAGGAAGGCCCTGCAGTGGCCATTGGCGATGTTAACGGCGACGGCCGCGACGATATCTTCATCGGTGGTGCTCGGGACCAGGTGGCTCAACTCTACCTGCAAAAATCGGACGGAACGCTCGCCCAGAGTGAGCAACGCATCTTTAAGCAAGTCGCAGCTACGGAAGATACCGGAGCTGCCTTCTTTGATGCGGACGGCGACGGTGATCTGGATCTATACGTCGGCTCCGGTGGTAATTTCGACCAGGCTAACGCTACCTTCCTCAACGACAAGCTGGCCTTCAACGATGGAGCGGGCAACTTCAGCTTCCGCCCCGGTTCCTTACCACGATTTGGTCTCAACACCTCAAAAGTGCTCCCTTTTGATTTTGACGGAGATGGAGATCTCGACCTCTTCGTGGGCACGCGGAGTATGCCCCAAAACTACGGTGTCCCCGTACCCAGCGCGCTGCTAGAAAATAATGGCTCCGGCAAATTCGCCAACGTAACGGCCGAAAAAGCCCGCGAATTCGCCCTGCTCGGCATGGTGACTGACGCGCAGGTGCTATCGCTAGATGACGGTCAGGATTTATTGCTGACGGTATCGGAGTGGGGTAGCCCCAAGCTCCTACGGTTTGATGGAGAGGCGTTCGTTACGATCCCTACCAACCTGAATGACTTAAAAGGATGGTGGTACGCCGTAGAATCGGCTGATCTCGACGGAGATGGCGATCTGGACCTCGTCCTGGGTAACGTCGGCCACAATTTTTACCTGGATGCTACCGCGGAAGAACCCCTGAAACTTTGGATCAACGATTTCGATGGAAATGGTACTCAGGAAAAAGTGATTACTCATCGGATCGACGGCAAGGATACGCCTATCGCTATGAAACGGCAGCTTACTGGGGAGGTCAATAGCTTGAAAAAGGAAAGCCTCAAACACTCCGTGTACGCAAAAAAGTCATTGGAGGAGTTATTCCCAAAGGGCGCACTCAGCAAAGCGATTGTGCAGGAAGCCAATTACTTTAGCTCCATCGTCGCTTACAACGAGGGAGGGTATCAGTTTAAGGTGGAGGAATTGCCGCTCGACGTGCAGCTCTCCTGCGTTTGTGGCATCGCCTGTACGGACCTGAATGCGGACGGCCGCCCAGACGTTATCCTTGGAGGTAACGACGGTGGTTTCCGGCCCCAATTTGGTAAGATGGATGCTTCCTGCGGGCACGTCCTCCTCAACGAAGAAAAGGGCTTAACCTACGTTCCCAATCAGCAGAGTGGATTGAATATTCGGGGAGACATTAAGTCCATCGATCCAATCACGCTAAATGAGCGGCCCTACCTGCTGGTTACGATCAATAATCAACAGCCACGACTGTTAGCTATTTCCGAAGCACTTCAATAAATATTTATTTTGACCCTGGTGCAACGCGTAAATTTTAATGTCTGGACTCCAGCTATCCTCAGTCTGGGCTTTCTTTTTCTTGCGGGTAGTTGTAACTCAACTTCCCAAGATCTGCCGGAGGGTCCAGTAGAAGCAGCCCCCTTCGCATTACTGAAAGGGGAAGAGACGGGCCTCACCTTTAACAACTACCCCGAGTTGACTACGGAGTTCAATGTATTTAATTACATGTACTTCTACAACGGCGGCGGCCTCGGGGCGGGAGACTTCAACGGGGACGGTCTTATTGATCTCTATTTCACATCCAATCAGGGGCCGAACCAACTGTTTTTAAACCAGGGTGACTTGAAGTTCAAAGACGTCACTGAGCAATCCGGTGTTGCCGGGCTGCCGGGCTGGGCAACGGGCGTATCCGTAGTGGATATCAATCAAGATGGACTGTTGGATATCTACGTTAATCAGGTCAGCGGCTACCTGATGTTGGAGGGACAGAATCAGTTATACGTATGCCAGGGCGTTGAAAATGGTATCCCAGTATATAAAGATGAGGCAGCAGCATATGGCCTCGACCTACGCGGCTTCGGCACCCAGGCCGCCTTCTTCGATTACGACAGGGACGGTGACTTGGATATGTACCAACTCAACCATTCTCTGCACCAGAACGGTACCTTTGGCAAGCGGGCCGGGAAACTGAAGGAATTCAACGAATTAGCCGGGGATAAACTGCTCCGC carries:
- a CDS encoding RagB/SusD family nutrient uptake outer membrane protein gives rise to the protein MIITRRNLGIMAFAAFAAVGLTNCTDLEPEDSDSVFREQVDGVAIPGNPGELVNAAYNNLAVFTDQANVYSLMQHSSDELIPPTRGVDWGDNGVWRTLHAHTWDPTHAFVLSGWNDMNGRLFATQEILAGDATPQQQADARFLQGFYTWHILDLFGQVPFREFTDGVDDLPRVISRADAIDQAIENVESAIGSLPSQGPGLNVQGSKAAAYNMLTRMYLNKAVYQASNPAGPYEFDNADLQKVVEYADLVTAEGYSFEDDYFSIFEAGDNSEVILYSNNGSPQNRYYMTLHYDSPLSGWNGFTTIAELYDSFDENDPRFGEDADPDGTQFSGIGTGFLEGQQFSDNGDPIIEQRGQTPLIFTKEVPLAGATVTQGIRVIKYHPGRSDKYVIMRYAESQLNKAEAMFRMGDAEGARQVINEMRTARGGDEVDSVDEDFLLDERARELYWEGLRRVDQVRFGTFTGDESTWTGKDTPSDASRVLFPIPQQAIDSNPNLSQNPGY
- a CDS encoding FG-GAP-like repeat-containing protein produces the protein MPNTFLFFQHFRLAMLALPLVLCLGCENGTEPETLDPPLFLDIDPATSGLNFTNEIANTEDLNIFNYRNFYNGGGVGLIDINNDGLQDVFFTANMGPNKLFLNEGDLKFKDISATAGIELANKWSTGVAVVDINADGYLDLYVCNAGFRKNSDQKNSLFINQQDNTFREAAAEYGLADAGYTTHAAFVDYDKDGDLDVYLLNNSFIPVNNLNFSNDRERYAEDWKVKNFLKGGGDKLMRNDGGTFTDVSKEAGIYGSLIGFGLGITVGDVNGDHYPDFYISNDFYERDYLYVNNQDGTFTEDIEGRMSHISLASMGADMADLNNDGTPEIFVTEMLPESDYRRKTTVQFEDVNVYQLKQRRGFFHQYMHNTLQLNTGDGTFKEVAQYGGVEATDWSWGALLFDADNDGLRDIFVCNGIYHSLTDQDFIDFFSDDVARRMVLTGKKKEVDEVINRMPSEALPNKMFRNAGDMRFDDKTANWGFSKATFSNGAAYGDLDNDGDLDLIVNNVNQPALLYQNQSSERGADAIQVELRGDEQNTFAIGARVQLNAGSATQYAEVIPTRGFQSSMDYRITFGVSDRSALESVTITWPDGALTTVAPPDSGQLLSIDRSTAEVIPANASSEIDGQAAIAGQPLLQEVPEVPFVAHQEENFYDLLNEGLVIRSLAQEGPAVAIGDVNGDGRDDIFIGGARDQVAQLYLQKSDGTLAQSEQRIFKQVAATEDTGAAFFDADGDGDLDLYVGSGGNFDQANATFLNDKLAFNDGAGNFSFRPGSLPRFGLNTSKVLPFDFDGDGDLDLFVGTRSMPQNYGVPVPSALLENNGSGKFANVTAEKAREFALLGMVTDAQVLSLDDGQDLLLTVSEWGSPKLLRFDGEAFVTIPTNLNDLKGWWYAVESADLDGDGDLDLVLGNVGHNFYLDATAEEPLKLWINDFDGNGTQEKVITHRIDGKDTPIAMKRQLTGEVNSLKKESLKHSVYAKKSLEELFPKGALSKAIVQEANYFSSIVAYNEGGYQFKVEELPLDVQLSCVCGIACTDLNADGRPDVILGGNDGGFRPQFGKMDASCGHVLLNEEKGLTYVPNQQSGLNIRGDIKSIDPITLNERPYLLVTINNQQPRLLAISEALQ